In one window of Nicotiana tabacum cultivar K326 chromosome 12, ASM71507v2, whole genome shotgun sequence DNA:
- the LOC142167070 gene encoding uncharacterized protein LOC142167070, translating into MCDDMVLSWLLNSLSKEIAESVLYSQSAKDLWSDLEDRFSQVNRAKLFQLQMELSSVVQENSIVSTYFTKMKSLWGKLDALNTFSTCVCECECGAKVKSLKAHQDERLLQFLMGLNDIFIGVRSNILLSSPLPSIGKAYSLVIQDEKQREIHVTPAYSRESASFIATNQPGNFRKFNKNRMQKISFESKKNAGICSYFKKPEHSIDKCYRIHGFPANFKFTKQKRFQGGAKANNAFHSNEESEQGAENAIGVQNLTKENVAELLRLLQQVKMGQNNAGTYDVTVNVSCAGMTNFFEDFACLIQINDESWILDSGATKHMSFNKDFFTDLKTLPKPLMVKLPNSYRVKVTHSGTVSLLPNLILRNGPSIEPTGDCDKVTVSNQIPETSPFASRPHTEASQDPTKSSINLCSSPISSIHPSIPIPFISSSRFSPDFLISSSQSHIFAPVFSSLDSDPMMDIFIRKSTRPHKIPSYLKDYILKMTTIRYILATAVKKGWGLYQLDVNNDFLHGDLNEEVYMKFPSGISDSSISIVTIYVDDILLTGNDNAELHALKEFLNQEFKIKDLGDLYFFLGMEVIRETDGLILSRRKFTLDLLQEFDSLHLSHVSSPLDSSTRLSTHTWELVNDPILYRYLLGKLN; encoded by the exons ATGTGTGATGATATGGTACTTTCATGGCTGCTCAACTCCTTGTCCAAAGAGATAGCTGAGAGTGTTCTCTATTCACAGAGTGCAAAGGATTTATGGAGTGACTTGGAAGACAGATTTAGTCAGGTAAATAGAGCAAAGCTGTTCCAATTACAAATGGAATTAAGTTCAGTGGTGCAAGAAAATTCAATTGTATCAACTTACTTCACCAAAATGAAGAGCCTATGGGGTAAACTAGATGCACTCAACACATTTTCTACTTGTGTTTGTGAGTGTGAGTGTGGGGCAAAAGTCAAAAGCTTGAAAGCACACCAAGATGAGAGACTACTGCAGTTCCTAATGGGACTAAATGACATATTTATTGGGGTAAGGAGCAACATTTTATTGTCATCACCTTTACCTTCCATTGGAAAGGCATACTCCCTTGTGATTCAAGATGAGAAACAGAGGGAGATACATGTTACCCCTGCATACTCAAGGGAATCTGCCTCATTCATTGCTACAAACCAACCAGGAAACTTCAGAAAATTTAATAAGAACAGGATGCAGAAAATAAGTTTTGAATCTAAGAAAAATGCAGGAATTTGTTCCTATTTCAAGAAGCCTGAACATAGCATAGACAAGTGCTATAGGATTCATGGGTTTCCAGCTAATTTCAAGTTCACAAAGCAGAAAAGGTTTCAGGGAGGTGCCAAGGCAAACAATGCTTTCCACTCAAATGAGGAAAGTGAACAGGGAGCAGAAAATGCAATAGGAGTTCAGAATCTCACCAAAGAGAATGTGGCTGAGCTGCTGCGGCTTCTTCAACAAGTAAAAATGGGACAAAACAATGCAGGAACCTATGATGTTACAGTAAATGTGAGTTGTGCTGGTATGACCAATTTCTTTGAAGATTTTGCCTGTTTAATTCAAATCAATGATGAGTCTTGGATATTGGATAGTGGAGCAACAAAACATATGTCTTTCAACAAAGATTTTTTCACAGATTTGAAAACCTTGCCTAAACCTCTCATGGTTAAACTCCCGAACTCTTACAGAGTTAAAGTCACTCATTCAGGAACTGTTTCTCTTTTGCCTAATCTGATTCTCCGAAAT GGCCCTTCAATAGAGCCCACTGGAGATTG TGATAAAGTTACTGTAAGTAACCAGATTCCTGAAACTTCACCTTTTGCTAGCAGACCTCACACTGAAGCTTCCCAAGATCCTACTAAATCATCAATTAATTTATGttcttctcccatttcctcaATTCATCCTAGCATACCTATTCCCTTTATCTCTTCTTCTAGGTTCTCTCCAGATTTTCTAATATCATCTAGTCAATCACATATATTTGCACcagttttttcttctttagattctgatcCTATGATGGATATTTTTATTAGGAAGTCTACCAGACCACACAAAATTCCATCTTATCTCAAGGATTATATCT TGAAGATGACCACAATTAGATACATACTGGCCACTGCAGTAAAGAAAGGATGGGGTCTATACCAACTCGATGTGAATAACGATTTCCTACATGGAGATCTAAATGAAGAAGTGTACATGAAATTCCCATCTGGGATT TCAGATTCTTCCATTTCTATCGTGACTATCTATGTGGATGATATACTATTGACAGGAAATGACAATGCAGAATTACATGCGTTAAAAGAATTTctcaatcaagaattcaaaattaaagatctCGGGGACTTATATTTTTTTCTAGGGATGGAAGTTATCCGAGAAACAGATGGACTCATCCTTTCTCGGCGAAAATTCACTTTAGACCTTCTCCAAGAATTTGACTCCCTCCATTTGTCACATGTTTCTTCTCCACTCGATTCCTCTACTCGTTTGTCTACTCACACATGGGAACTAGTGAATGATCCCATATTGTATCGTTATCTCCTTGGCAAACTTAACTAG